One part of the Arabidopsis thaliana chromosome 1 sequence genome encodes these proteins:
- a CDS encoding GDSL-like Lipase/Acylhydrolase superfamily protein (GDSL-like Lipase/Acylhydrolase superfamily protein; CONTAINS InterPro DOMAIN/s: Lipase, GDSL, active site (InterPro:IPR008265), Lipase, GDSL (InterPro:IPR001087); BEST Arabidopsis thaliana protein match is: extracellular lipase 4 (TAIR:AT1G75910.1); Has 3181 Blast hits to 3145 proteins in 149 species: Archae - 0; Bacteria - 161; Metazoa - 0; Fungi - 26; Plants - 2987; Viruses - 0; Other Eukaryotes - 7 (source: NCBI BLink).) has translation MLVLALFSIYFLSIEAVRNESFPALLAFGDSMVDTGNNNYLLTLMKGNYWPYGWNFDSKIPTGRFGNGRVFSDVVGIILKSSLQCFFVISAEGLGIKRIVPAYRKLYIAPSDLKTGVSFASGGAGVDPVTSKLLRVLSPADQVKDFKGYKRKLKGVVGRSKAKKIVANSVILVSEGNNDIGITYAIHDAGMRLMTPKVYTSKLVGWNKKFIKDLYDHGARKFAVMGVIPLGCLPMSRLIFGGFFVWCNFLANTISEDYNKKLKSGIKSWRGASDFRGARFVYVDMYNSLMDVINNHRKYGFTHEKNGCCCMLTAIVPCSNPDKYVFYDFAHPSEKAYKTIAKKLVEDIKTGLA, from the exons atgttggtgTTAGCATTATTTTCCATTTACTTCTTATCAATAGAAGCTGTCCGGAATGAATCATTTCCTGCGCTATTAGCTTTTGGAGATTCAATGGTCGATACTGGTAACAACAATTACCTCCTGACTCTAATGAAAGGAAATTACTGGCCATATGGGTGGAATTTCGACTCAAAAATACCGACCGGAAGATTTGGAAACGGAAGAGTTTTCTCCGATGTAGTTGGTATAATATTAAAGAGTTCTTTACAATgcttttttgtaatttctg CTGAAGGTTTGGGGATCAAAAGAATTGTACCAGCTTATCGTAAGTTATACATTGCTCCAAGCGACCTTAAAACGGGTGTTTCTTTTGCATCAGGTGGTGCAGGAGTCGACCCTGTTACATCCAAATTGCTG AGAGTTTTATCGCCAGCTGACCAAGTAAAAGATTTCAAAGGCTACAAAAGAAAGCTAAAAGGTGTAGTAGGCAggtcaaaagcaaaaaaaatagttgCAAATTCAGTGATTCTTGTTTCTGAAGGAAATAATGATATTGGAATCACATATGCGATTCATGATGCTGGTATGCGATTAATGACTCCGAAAGTATACACCAGTAAATTAGTTGGTTggaacaaaaaatttataaaa GATTTATATGATCACGGAGCAAGAAAATTTGCGGTGATGGGAGTGATACCATTGGGATGTTTGCCTATGTCAAGACTTATTTTTGGTGGGTTCTTCGTGTGGTGTAATTTCTTGGCAAACACAATCTCTGaagattacaacaaaaaattgaaaagcGGAATTAAAAGTTGGAGAGGAGCATCAGATTTTAGGGGTGCTAGGTTTGTCTATGTCGACATGTACAACTCTCTTATGGATGTTATCAACAATCATAGGAAATACG GATTTACCCATGAGAAGAATGGATGTTGTTGTATGCTTACGGCAATAGTACCATGCTCCAACCCAGATAAATATGTCTTCTATGACTTTGCTCATCCCTCCGAGAAAGCCTACAAAACAATTGCTAAAAAGCTTGTCGAGGATATCAAGACAGGACTTGCCTGA